Genomic window (Leptospira kirschneri serovar Cynopteri str. 3522 CT):
TTTACATTTAAATCTTTTGAAAGTTCTTTTAGAGGAGTAAAACTCAAGGATTCGTATTTTTCCGCGTGGGATTCGGAAATATTAGAATCAGGAGATAAATGAACGGCTGTAACGTTTCTTTCTTTCTTTTTTTCTGGAAAAAGTCCATAAGCAATCTTTAATAGTTCTAAACCCCTCGTATGTTGGGCAAAGGAGATTAGAATTCCTGAATTTAAAGTTGGTTTTACAGTAATGTCTCGTTTTGTAAAACAGATCTCTATGAGTTTAAGTCCGGGACCGGTCATAACCGTTGTAGCAAGAGCCATAAGTACCATCATCGAGAAAATTTCTTCCGATAATACTCCTAAGTCGTAACCTATATTGAGTACGATTAGTTCCATAAGGCCTCTGGTATTCATAAGGATTCCGATTGAAAAAGAATCCATCCAACTTTTACCGGATAAACGAGAAGCTATGGCGCTTCCACCTAATTTCCCTAAGACGGCTACGAAAAGAATTAGGAAAAAAATGGGCCATAAACCGGAACTTGACAAAAGACCGAATTGAGTCCTCAGTCCGGTAAATGCGAAAAAAAGAGGAAGTAAAACGGTAAGGCTGAAGTCTTCAATTTTTTCCACCAGATTATTTCTGAGTTCTTTTTTATCCGGCATTACTACCCCGGCTAAAAATGCTCCGAAAAGTGCGTGGATTCCAATCGCTTCCGTGATCCAGGCAGAAATAAAAATGAATAAAAAGAAAAACGCAGTGATCGATTTTGTCATGGATTCTTTGGTAGTGTATACGTTTCCGGCTCTTTTCATCAAAGGAAGAATCCCTTTCCACATAACGAACATATACGTCAGGGACATTACGATCATCAAAATCCCGGAGGAAAAAGAACCTGCGTTGACGATCGTAACTACAATCGCTAATACACACCAAGCGGTCACGTCGTCTGCAGCGGCCGCGGTGAGTGCAAGACTGCCTAACGTGGTTTTAGTTAGACCTTTTTCTAAAATGATTCTGGCAAGAACCGGAAAGGCGGTGATACTCATACCGATTCCCATAAAAAGACAGAATGCAATAAAATCCACACCCTCGGGAGCCAATGGTACATAGATCAAATAGGCGAGTCCCGCACCTAAAAGAAACGGAAACATAATGCTTGAATGGGAAATTACAATTGCAGACTCGGCTTGGTTCCGTAGAATTTTTAGATCCAACTCCATTCCTACTACGAACATAAAAAGTAAAAGACCGAGTTGGCTTAGGATTTGAAGAGTGGAAAGGGATTCTTTGGGAAATAAAAGTTGGAACCCCTCCGGAAAAATCAAACCAAGTAAAGACGGTCCAAGAAGGATTCCGGCGAGTATTTCTCCGATTACAGAAGGTTGTCCTAAAATAGTAGCGAGTTTTCCGCAAAATCTGGCGCAAAGTATAATCACTATCAGTTGAAGTAGAAGTCTAGAAATTGGTTGTTTTAGATGTCCGGAAAAAATTTTTCCTATTGCTTCCAAATCTAAAAAGCCTGGTCTGGGAAAGGTTATCTTTGAAGATTTATCTGGTATGTTTAGATTCTTTTTGGATAATAGAACCTGGGAAGAATGAAAATTTTCCTTTTCCAGTTCCAGATTTTGTCCTGACTG
Coding sequences:
- a CDS encoding cation:proton antiporter, producing the protein MTKQEFVPTMPPNMKKISLFYIFLIFLFILSLGFILQSGQNLELEKENFHSSQVLLSKKNLNIPDKSSKITFPRPGFLDLEAIGKIFSGHLKQPISRLLLQLIVIILCARFCGKLATILGQPSVIGEILAGILLGPSLLGLIFPEGFQLLFPKESLSTLQILSQLGLLLFMFVVGMELDLKILRNQAESAIVISHSSIMFPFLLGAGLAYLIYVPLAPEGVDFIAFCLFMGIGMSITAFPVLARIILEKGLTKTTLGSLALTAAAADDVTAWCVLAIVVTIVNAGSFSSGILMIVMSLTYMFVMWKGILPLMKRAGNVYTTKESMTKSITAFFFLFIFISAWITEAIGIHALFGAFLAGVVMPDKKELRNNLVEKIEDFSLTVLLPLFFAFTGLRTQFGLLSSSGLWPIFFLILFVAVLGKLGGSAIASRLSGKSWMDSFSIGILMNTRGLMELIVLNIGYDLGVLSEEIFSMMVLMALATTVMTGPGLKLIEICFTKRDITVKPTLNSGILISFAQHTRGLELLKIAYGLFPEKKKERNVTAVHLSPDSNISESHAEKYESLSFTPLKELSKDLNVNLSTIYKTSTNITKDIVRIVNEGNYKLLLIGAARSFFSDDILGGKIRTILNETNCNTGILFSSQLQDIKNIHILFGREKDLELLQIAKRLAANYNSKLSIVDLNGSINQPQVKQSLKKEKVKILTPVDWKQFDLILCDLDIWENHSEFRVDELPKGGGLLLIRSTDGFLIEA